A genomic region of Gemmata massiliana contains the following coding sequences:
- the miaA gene encoding tRNA (adenosine(37)-N6)-dimethylallyltransferase MiaA: MSVFEQAFILTGPTACGKSALALDLAERIGGEIVAIDSMTVYRGMDIGTAKPSAADRARVPHHLIDVLDPWESLTVASWLERAEVACADITARGKRPIFVGGTPFYLKALLHGLFPGPPADEELRRTLEAEAARDGNPALHARLAAVDAKTAARLHPNDVRRVVRALEVHALTGKPISSWQQTWDTPAFTEEPHAAPPPARIPTVKLDIPRETLYDRINQRVTVMLEAGWLDEVRRLCELPHPLSREARQALGYRELLEYLASGGDWNETVDLIRTHTRQFAKRQLTWFRGMSACVAVPADAPDLADRVLKAWGANMMSP; the protein is encoded by the coding sequence ATGTCTGTGTTCGAGCAAGCATTCATATTGACCGGCCCGACCGCGTGCGGGAAATCCGCCCTCGCGCTCGATCTCGCCGAACGCATTGGCGGCGAGATTGTTGCGATCGATTCCATGACCGTTTACCGCGGAATGGACATCGGTACCGCGAAGCCCTCCGCGGCCGATCGTGCGCGCGTCCCGCACCATCTCATCGATGTGCTCGATCCGTGGGAGTCGCTCACGGTCGCGTCGTGGCTCGAACGCGCGGAAGTCGCGTGTGCCGACATCACCGCACGCGGCAAACGACCGATCTTCGTGGGCGGCACGCCGTTCTACCTCAAAGCGCTCTTACACGGGCTGTTCCCGGGGCCGCCCGCGGACGAGGAGCTGCGCCGGACGCTCGAAGCCGAAGCCGCACGCGACGGTAACCCTGCACTCCATGCACGGCTCGCAGCAGTAGACGCCAAGACTGCCGCACGCCTCCACCCGAACGACGTGCGCCGTGTGGTGCGAGCACTCGAGGTCCACGCACTGACGGGGAAGCCGATTTCGAGTTGGCAGCAGACCTGGGACACCCCCGCGTTCACCGAGGAGCCGCACGCCGCTCCTCCACCGGCCCGCATTCCGACCGTCAAACTCGATATCCCACGAGAAACGCTCTACGACCGCATTAATCAGCGCGTCACGGTGATGCTCGAAGCTGGCTGGCTGGACGAAGTCCGGCGATTGTGCGAATTGCCGCACCCGCTCAGCCGCGAGGCCCGACAAGCGCTCGGGTACCGCGAACTGCTCGAATACCTAGCGTCCGGCGGGGATTGGAACGAAACCGTCGACCTGATCCGCACGCACACGCGGCAGTTCGCGAAGCGGCAACTCACGTGGTTCCGCGGGATGTCCGCGTGCGTGGCGGTTCCGGCGGATGCGCCCGACCTGGCCGACCGCGTGCTGAAAGCGTGGGGCGCTAATATGATGTCCCCATGA